Part of the Cystobacter ferrugineus genome, TGAGCTCGCTCGGGGCGAAGGGGCGCCCGGCCGCCACCGTGTCCACCACCACCACGTCGTACTCGGTGCCCTGCTGCCGGTGGATGGTGGACGCCTGGAAGCGCGACTCGTGCCAGCCCTTCTCCTCGGCCATGGCGCGCAACAGCGCCGCCTGGGCCCGGTAGGGCGTCACCGCCAGCACCTTGAGGCCCGCCTTGAGCGCCGGCGCGGCGAGCGCCATCACCAGCTCCGCCGAGAAGGGCCGCCGGTAGCCATGTCCCGAGTCCCCGCGCTCGTGGCACACCCGGCGCGCGTCCCGCGTGGCCTCGTCCAGCACCACCCAGCACGCGCGCGCCGCCGGAAAGGCCTCCACCGTCTTGGGCTCCCGGGTGCGCGGCCCCTCGCCGTCCTCCAGCATCCCCGCGTAGCTGAAGTGGCTCACCACCGCGCCAATCTGCGGGTGCATGCGGTGCTGCGTGCGCAAGAGCAACACGTGGGGCAGCTCCGCCGCCGCGCGCGCGTCCTCCAGGTGCGACAGGGGCGAGCTGCGCATCCACGTCTGCACCGGCCGCTCCACGCCCTCCAGCGCCCGGCTCACCGGGCCGATCTGCTTGGGATCTCCTCCCAGCAACACCTTGCGCGCCAGCGGCGCGAGCAGCCCCACCGCCGCGCGAGACACCATGCCCGCCTCGTCCACCACCAGCCTGTCGAAGCGCTCGGCGCCCTCCAGCTCGGAGACGAGCCGCAACGCCCGGTGCACGGTGAGCACCATGAGGGTGGCATAGCCCTCGCGCGCGACGAAGAGCGTCTCGTCGGTGAGCCCGTCGCGCACCTTGCGCAGCTCCGCCTTCACCACCGCCAGACGCGAGGACGAGGCCCCCTGGAGGTACTCCTCGCGCACGCGCTCCTCCATGTGCGCGATGCGCGCCGCGTGCTTCTGGTAGCTCGAGTCATGGAGCACGGCGGGAAACGCCCGGGTGAGCTCCTGGCCCACGCCCAGGCCCCCTCGGAAGACGCGGCAGGTGGTGTCCGGCGCGTGCAACGCCCCCGCCTTGGACAGCATGCGCGCCACGCGCAGGGCGAGCGTGTCGGCGGCGCGGTTGGTGGGCGCCACCGCGAGGATGCGCTGGCCGGGGTTCTCCTGGACGGCCCGGGCGAGCAGCCGCGCCATCGTCTCCGTCTTGCCCGTGCCCGGAGGTCCCCAGAGCAGCGCCCACGGCTTGTCCCACAGGTGCTCGGGGCCCTGGCTGGGGCCGGTGCCATCATCCGGAACGAGGCCCCGCACCCGCTCCAGGGCCTCGCGCACCCGGGCGCCCCGCGCGTCGTAGGCCTTCGAGGCGGCCAGCAGCGCCTCGGAGAAGTCATAGGGCTGGAAGGCCCAGCGCTCCGCCGAGAGCACCTCGGGCTTGATGTGGCCCAGCGAGCGCGTGGAGAGGAAGACGCGCCCCGTGGTCGGATCCAGGTGGACGATCTCCCCCACGAAGCGGCGCTCGTCCGGCAGGAAGCCGATGAGCTGACCGCCGCTCCAACTGGGGTCCGCCACGGGCAGGGGCGTCAGGCCGAGCATCGACTCGTCCTCCAGCCGCACGTCCACGGCCCCCTTGAGCATCACCCACCGGTACTGCGCGCGCTCGCTCTCCAGGGCCGACAGCAAGTCCTCCGGCAACACCGAGCGCACGACGAGATCGCCGGACTCGGGAGCGGCCGCCGGAGCGTGGGCGGGCAGTGGCTGTGCGGACTCTTTCCCCATCATCGCGGGCCGGACGAAGGGCCCCATGCTGCCTGCAGGAAGCGCGAAGGAAAAGCCACCCCGCCCGTCCTTCCCGACGCATGGCTGGTTGCTTCCACCCCCCACGAGAAACGAATCTCGGGCCAGACCGTCCGTTACAGTGGACGGTACGGTCCCCCCATGAAGCTCTACGCCCTCAGCGATCTGCATCTCCGACATGAGCACAACCGGCGGGCACTCGAGTCGCTCGCCCCCCACCCCGAGGACTGGCTCATCGTCGCGGGCGACGTGGGGGAGAGGCTGGAGGAGCTCGACTTCGCCTGGCGCACGCTGACGGCGCGCTTCCGCCGGGTGCTGTGGGTGCCCGGCAACCACGAGCTGTGGACGGTGTCGCGCGAGCCTTCCGCCCTCCGGGGCGAGGCGCGCTACCAGCAACTGGTGGCGCAGTGCCGCGCCCACGGCGTGCTCACCCCGGAGGACCCCTACCCGCGCTGGCCGGGGGAAGGACCGCCCCGCATCCTGGCGCCGCTCTTCCTGCTCTACGACTACTCGTTCCGGCCGGACGACGTCTCCGAGGAGGGCGCCGTGCAGTGGGCCATGGACGCCAACGTGCTGTGCACCGACGAGGCCCTGCTCCACCCGGACCCCTACCCGTCGCGCGCCGCCTGGTGCGCCGCGCGCGTGGAGCACACCCGCGCCCGCCTGGAGGCGCTGCCGAGCGACTGCGCCACGGTGCTCATCAACCACTTCCCGCTGCGCTACGAGCACGTGCGCCTGCCGCGCATCCCCCGCTTCTCCCTGTGGTGCGGCACGAAGAAGACGGAGGACTGGCACACGCGCTTTCGCGCCGAGGTGGTCGTCACCGGCCACCTGCACATGCCCGCCACCCTGTGGCGCGATGGCGTGCGCTTCGAGGAGGTGTCGCTCGGCTACCCGCAGCAGTGGACGTGGCGCGGCGACATCTCGCGCTGCCTCCGGGAGATCCTCCCCGGTCCCTCGCCCTGAGTCCGGGTGCTATACCCGGCCGGCAATGGCCTTCCCTCCGCCCCGGGCCTCCGCCCGCTTCTTCGCTCCCGGCGTGTTGCTGCTCGCGTCCCTGGCCCTCTTCGGCGAGGGGTTGCTGCCAGGCCGGGCCTTCTTCTTCCGCGACGTGCTGCACTACTACTGGCCCATGCAGGCCACGCACTGGCGGCTCGGGGTGGTGCCCCAGTGGAACCCCTTCCACCAGGGCGGCCTGCCCTTCCTCGCGGACATCCACTCGGGCGTGCTCTACCCGCCCAACCTCCTCTTCGCCCTCCTCTCCTTCCCCACCGCCTACGCGCTGCTGCTCGTGCTCCACCACTTCGTGGGCCAGCTCGGGCTGTACACCTTCCTCCGGGGCAAGGGCTTCGAGCGCCCCGCCGCGCTCACCGGCGCGCTCGCCTTCGGCCTGTCCGGCTACGTCGCCGGCCTGTGCAACACCGGCCCGCTGATGCTCGGACTGGCCTGGATGCCGTGGGTGCTCGTCACGCTCCAGTCCGGACTCGTGCCCCTGCGCAGGCTCGCGTTGCTCGCGGTGCTCATCGCCCTCCAGCTCCTCTCGGGAGATCCCCAGTCCGCGCTCTACTCGGCCATCGCGTCCGCGGCGCACGTCGCCTGGTTCGCCGAGCGCCGGCCTCAACTGGTGGCGCTCTCGGGAGCCGGCGCGCTCGGCCTGCTGCTCGCCGGAGTCCAGGTGTTCCCCACGCTCTGGCTGCTCACGGAGTCGACGCGGGGCACCGACGCCCCCACCTACCTGGGAAGCTGGAACCTGCCTCCGCCGCGGCTGCTCGAGTTCGCCTTCCCCTACCCTTTCGGGGAGTACCTGGGGCAGCCCCAGTTCTGGGCCTGGGGAATGATCCGCGGGCCCAGCTCCGTGCCCTTCGCGCTGAGCGTCTACCTGGGCATCACCGTGCTCGTGCTCGCCGTGCTGGGCGTGCGGCGTGAGCGCTTCTCCGGCTTCGCGCTCACCCTGTGCGCGGTGGGCGTGCTGCTCGCCCTGGGCCAGAAGTCCCCGCTGTCCTTCCTGCTCGCCTCGCCCCCGCTGAGCTTCTTCCGCTACCCGGAGAAGTACGTCGTCCTGGTGGCGCTCGGGTGCGCGGGGCTCGCCGCGTCCGGGGCGCGGGCCGTGCTCGCTGGAGTCTCGCGGCGCCAACTGGCCGGGCTCGGCGTGGCGGCCCTGCTGCTCGTGGGCCTGCTCGGGTTCACCTGGGCCCTGCCCTCCACCGCCGTGACCTGGGCCACCGGACTGATGGGGCTGGCCACCAGGGACAGCTCGCACCATCCGGTCATCGCCGGGCTCGCGGCCCGCGCCATGGGCACCTCGTTGTGCTTCATGCTCGGCATGCTCGCGCTCGCGGCGCTGGCGTCGCGCCACCCCACCCACCGCGCGCTCCCCGCGGCCCTGCTGCTGGTGGTGGCGGGGGATCTGCTCTGGACGGCGCGGGTGACGGTGTTCGTGGGCCCCACCTCGCTCTACCGCGAGCCGGAGATCATCGGGCGGCTGCGCGAGGAGGTGGGCTCGCCGCCCACGCGGCTGTTCCGTCAGGACAAACCGCTCAAGGCCAACGCCCCGCCGAGCCGCACGCTCGAGGAACTCATCGACCTGCGCCACTACGAGCTGGCGACGCTCAAGAGCAACCTGGCCGGTGTCTTCGGCCTGGAGGAGGTGACGAGCTACAGCGCGGTGGAGCTGTGGCGCTACCGGGCCTTCATGGACGTGCTCGCCGCGCGCCCCGAGCTGGTGGGGCGGCTGTATGGGGCGTGCTTGTGGATGACCTCGTCCGCGCCACAGCCCAACCCCGAGGGCCTGGTGAGCGTCATCCAGGGGCCGGACCGGCTCGACGTGAAGCGGCTGAGCGGGTGTCCCCCGCGCCTGCGCACGGCCACGCGCACCACCGCCGTGCCGGACCAGAGCGAGGCCCTCAGGGCGCTGAGCACGGGAAGCGTCGATGGGCTCCAGAACGTCTCCGTGGAGGGAGGGACGTCGAGGACCTACGAGCCCGCCCAGGTGGACGCGGTGGAGCTCGGCCCCCGGAACGCGCGGGCGCGGGTGGTGGCGGGCGCGGGAGGCACCCTCCTCGTCTTCGCGACCACGAGCTACCCGGGGTGGAGCGCCACGGTGGATGGGGACGAGGCGCCCGTGCTGACCGTCAATGGCGCGCACATGGGCATCGAGGTGCCCGAGGGGACCCACCAGGTCGACTTCGAGTTCACGGACCCAGGCCTGTCCTCGGGAATCCAGGCGAGTCTCGCGGCGGCCCTGGTGCTCGCGGCCCTCCTGGTCCTCTCCCGGCGCTCGACCGAGACCGCGGGTGAGACGACGCCTGCCGGTCCTTGAGTTCCCAAAAACGACGAGGCCGCCCGGGAGTCAGTGCTCCCGAGCGGCCTCGCTCACGGACTCAAGGGACTAGTTGTACTCGACCTTGCAGATGTCGCTGCAACCGTCACCTCTCTTCGTGTTGCCATCGTCGCACTTCTCACCCTGGTCACTCTGGACGACCTTGTCGCCGCAGCGGGGACCCCAGACACACCCACGGGCGCACTTGCCGTAGCCACCGGCGTTGACACCGTCGTCGCACTCCTCGCCATCGTCGATGGTGCTGTTGCCGCAGGTCGGGCGGCACTCGGTGCGCGTCGTGTCGAAGTTGGAGAGTGTGAGCTGGTAGTTGGAGCCCGTGGTGTGGCGCTCGGCCTGGAACACCACCGCCTCGTAGATGCGGCCCTTCACCAGGTTGAGCTGGTCCTTGCCCGCGACGTTCTTCAGGGTGATGATGCCCGACTCCGGGTTGTGCACGCCGCCCAGGTCGAGCGCCAGACGGCCATTGATGTACACGAACACATCGTCGTCGCCGCGG contains:
- a CDS encoding AAA family ATPase, translated to MGPFVRPAMMGKESAQPLPAHAPAAAPESGDLVVRSVLPEDLLSALESERAQYRWVMLKGAVDVRLEDESMLGLTPLPVADPSWSGGQLIGFLPDERRFVGEIVHLDPTTGRVFLSTRSLGHIKPEVLSAERWAFQPYDFSEALLAASKAYDARGARVREALERVRGLVPDDGTGPSQGPEHLWDKPWALLWGPPGTGKTETMARLLARAVQENPGQRILAVAPTNRAADTLALRVARMLSKAGALHAPDTTCRVFRGGLGVGQELTRAFPAVLHDSSYQKHAARIAHMEERVREEYLQGASSSRLAVVKAELRKVRDGLTDETLFVAREGYATLMVLTVHRALRLVSELEGAERFDRLVVDEAGMVSRAAVGLLAPLARKVLLGGDPKQIGPVSRALEGVERPVQTWMRSSPLSHLEDARAAAELPHVLLLRTQHRMHPQIGAVVSHFSYAGMLEDGEGPRTREPKTVEAFPAARACWVVLDEATRDARRVCHERGDSGHGYRRPFSAELVMALAAPALKAGLKVLAVTPYRAQAALLRAMAEEKGWHESRFQASTIHRQQGTEYDVVVVDTVAAGRPFAPSELTPMLNVAASRAREYLFVLSSRAESEAAIPAQLLELLTPVAPRLEPRFALQPLLVMPGVRAREARRPEALGQEIDSLKEMGPLFTQEQVSLFERRFDEGHHLVRGVAGSGKTYVLAHWVARYLAEHPEARVLVSFFNKALTPLLTRLVDAALRRRLGRRASFMLHRVTLMHMTGTGGYAPESFDAVFVDEAQDLSAKELAHLYGLARPFSREGGPALKAFLLFADDSQNVYGHSPVEALRQELPDGLDFTGRVRVLRETFRSTRQVSELAFNVVLDPLGLHRVGNPGMREFMRASELREQGLLEEPVAGVDGLYRLRSSEREGLVPVVRAFDSPQAEEAWLVREVKRLRAREGVRPADVLVVAPVRPARLAEALEREGLKAVAFGGRGGEDVAGFSVGKVDYLRVTTAFSCKGHESPVVFFCGVDALDDMAWMEGRPGRQERELERTRRALFYVGATRAMVRQYVTGLSGARFTRVALAYARALSRESRLPTPRVGFTTSRRSPRGH
- a CDS encoding metallophosphoesterase family protein, which encodes MKLYALSDLHLRHEHNRRALESLAPHPEDWLIVAGDVGERLEELDFAWRTLTARFRRVLWVPGNHELWTVSREPSALRGEARYQQLVAQCRAHGVLTPEDPYPRWPGEGPPRILAPLFLLYDYSFRPDDVSEEGAVQWAMDANVLCTDEALLHPDPYPSRAAWCAARVEHTRARLEALPSDCATVLINHFPLRYEHVRLPRIPRFSLWCGTKKTEDWHTRFRAEVVVTGHLHMPATLWRDGVRFEEVSLGYPQQWTWRGDISRCLREILPGPSP
- a CDS encoding YfhO family protein, encoding MAFPPPRASARFFAPGVLLLASLALFGEGLLPGRAFFFRDVLHYYWPMQATHWRLGVVPQWNPFHQGGLPFLADIHSGVLYPPNLLFALLSFPTAYALLLVLHHFVGQLGLYTFLRGKGFERPAALTGALAFGLSGYVAGLCNTGPLMLGLAWMPWVLVTLQSGLVPLRRLALLAVLIALQLLSGDPQSALYSAIASAAHVAWFAERRPQLVALSGAGALGLLLAGVQVFPTLWLLTESTRGTDAPTYLGSWNLPPPRLLEFAFPYPFGEYLGQPQFWAWGMIRGPSSVPFALSVYLGITVLVLAVLGVRRERFSGFALTLCAVGVLLALGQKSPLSFLLASPPLSFFRYPEKYVVLVALGCAGLAASGARAVLAGVSRRQLAGLGVAALLLVGLLGFTWALPSTAVTWATGLMGLATRDSSHHPVIAGLAARAMGTSLCFMLGMLALAALASRHPTHRALPAALLLVVAGDLLWTARVTVFVGPTSLYREPEIIGRLREEVGSPPTRLFRQDKPLKANAPPSRTLEELIDLRHYELATLKSNLAGVFGLEEVTSYSAVELWRYRAFMDVLAARPELVGRLYGACLWMTSSAPQPNPEGLVSVIQGPDRLDVKRLSGCPPRLRTATRTTAVPDQSEALRALSTGSVDGLQNVSVEGGTSRTYEPAQVDAVELGPRNARARVVAGAGGTLLVFATTSYPGWSATVDGDEAPVLTVNGAHMGIEVPEGTHQVDFEFTDPGLSSGIQASLAAALVLAALLVLSRRSTETAGETTPAGP